From the genome of candidate division TA06 bacterium:
AGGGAGTGAAACAGGCTCACGTAGTGACCGGTTTGCATGATATCGTGGCCTATGTGGAATCCCCGAACCTGGGCGAGCTGACCAAGCTGATCATCGCCAAGATCCAGGGCACCAAGGGCGTCGGCAGGACCGTTACCTGCATCGTGGTCAACGGCAACTAAGAATCCTTTTCTCTGAACCCCCGTCTAATATATAGGCGGGGGTTTTTTATTGCATTAAAAATGCAATAAATTATCAAATATGATAATAGTTTCCCAGACATCAACGATTGTAATGCTATGCCAGACAACAATTAAAAACATATAATATGTTGGCACGGTTTATGCAATACTATGAATATAAAACGCTATAATATATGGTTTTCAAGTTATTCAGACCAAGGAATTATAGCTGGAGGAAAAACATGAAAAAACATTGTATAATAAAACT
Proteins encoded in this window:
- a CDS encoding Lrp/AsnC ligand binding domain-containing protein; the protein is MFAAYEFINCDSGKAEAVVRSLRKIKGVKQAHVVTGLHDIVAYVESPNLGELTKLIIAKIQGTKGVGRTVTCIVVNGN